In a genomic window of Diabrotica undecimpunctata isolate CICGRU chromosome 2, icDiaUnde3, whole genome shotgun sequence:
- the LOC140433393 gene encoding uncharacterized protein has protein sequence MMNSSTVFKTKRICHSHFEDKFVSSWSHKLYKNAIPSLRLYDSSSNVHPRSISMLSVEANVTEIKSPSTSRDAQSTHMFQSFEIPHCIAEHNDAQLPNEEILIQTDESKI, from the exons ATGATGAATTCCagtacagtttttaaaacaaaacgaatcTGCCACAGTCACTTTGAAGATAAGTTTGTTTCTTCATGGAGCCATAAATTGTATAAAAATGCAATTCCTAGCTTACGTTTGTATG ATTCTTCTTCTAATGTACATCCCAGAAGTATTTCAATGTTGAGTGTGGAAGCAAATGTAACCGAAA ttaAGAGTCCTTCAACAAGTAGAGATGCACAATCTACACACATGtttcaatcatttgagataccCCATTGTA ttgcCGAACACAATGATGCACAGTTACCAAACGAAGAAATTTTAATACAAACTGATGAGAGTAAGATTTAA